The proteins below are encoded in one region of Paenibacillus albus:
- a CDS encoding alpha-ketoacid dehydrogenase subunit beta codes for MRELTFASAFAEAVREEMERDPSIFVLGTDIRIRGGHFGQLKDIGQTFGPKRVVDSPISEAAMVGLSLGAAMTGLRPICDLNFEDFYLGAMDEVVNQIAKVRYKFNGQFKCPLVIRASSGVARATGPQHSQMLEAWFAHVPGLIVVAPSTAEDAKGMLKTALRGDDPVIFSFHKMLGNMKGPVPDGDYTIPFGQAKVLRPGTDVTIATYSIMAPKSLQAAEELEKDGISAEVIDLRTIVPLDVKTVAESVKKTKRLVIAHEAYKFGGMGAEIAAQIGESVFDYLDAPILRVGSKHAVIPVSPVLQEQITPGKADVVEAVRAVMEGVAVR; via the coding sequence ATGCGCGAATTGACTTTTGCAAGCGCATTCGCAGAGGCGGTGCGAGAAGAGATGGAACGCGATCCTTCCATATTCGTGCTTGGCACAGATATTCGGATCCGTGGGGGGCATTTCGGCCAGTTAAAGGATATTGGTCAAACGTTCGGACCTAAACGCGTTGTTGACTCGCCAATATCCGAAGCAGCGATGGTAGGACTGTCGCTCGGGGCTGCGATGACGGGATTAAGACCGATCTGCGACTTGAATTTTGAAGATTTTTATCTTGGGGCCATGGATGAAGTCGTTAACCAAATTGCAAAGGTACGTTACAAATTCAACGGTCAGTTTAAGTGTCCGCTAGTCATCCGTGCTTCCAGCGGGGTGGCAAGAGCGACGGGACCTCAGCATTCCCAGATGCTTGAAGCCTGGTTCGCGCATGTGCCGGGACTTATCGTTGTAGCGCCTTCAACAGCGGAAGATGCTAAAGGGATGCTAAAAACAGCGCTGAGAGGCGATGATCCGGTTATTTTCTCATTCCATAAAATGCTAGGCAATATGAAAGGCCCTGTACCCGATGGAGACTACACGATCCCATTCGGACAAGCGAAAGTGCTCAGACCGGGTACGGACGTGACGATTGCGACTTACTCCATCATGGCACCAAAGTCGCTTCAAGCCGCAGAAGAGCTCGAGAAGGATGGAATTTCAGCGGAAGTAATCGATCTTCGTACGATTGTCCCGCTGGACGTGAAGACGGTTGCGGAATCCGTCAAAAAAACAAAACGGCTCGTTATTGCCCACGAAGCTTATAAATTCGGCGGCATGGGGGCCGAGATTGCTGCGCAGATCGGAGAATCCGTGTTTGATTATCTCGATGCTCCGATTCTTCGCGTCGGCAGCAAGCATGCGGTCATTCCGGTTTCTCCGGTATTGCAAGAGCAAATTACGCCAGGCAAAGCCGACGTTGTCGAAGCTGTTCGAGCAGTCATGGAAGGGGTTGCAGTAAGATGA
- the allD gene encoding ureidoglycolate dehydrogenase → MNEFIVSHNELKERCIRKFMDAGVPEKDANIATDVLVHANLRGVDSHGTMRMEHYIKKLTAGGIHATPTIQVRETGPVTSVVDGDDGLGHIVAYRAMEEAIDLAKTKGVGMVGAVNSSHCGALSYFVEMAAENRLIGMVMCNTDSGVVPFGGRSSFFGTNPIAYGFPAKRNPPVILDMATSTVAFGKVMDYSQRGKQIPAEWAVDAEGRSTTDPDKVRYMNHFGGAKGFGMAFVVDVFSSILMGAAFGPHVKGMYGADYAQPRKLAQFFCAVNPSYFTETDRFLEQMDQLIDELHTAEPAEGFSRVLVPGEPEMMQKEKRLVEGIPLPEAVYRFLFD, encoded by the coding sequence ATGAATGAGTTTATCGTATCGCATAACGAATTGAAAGAAAGATGTATTCGCAAATTTATGGATGCGGGCGTACCGGAGAAGGATGCCAATATTGCAACCGATGTTCTCGTCCATGCGAATTTACGCGGAGTCGACTCCCATGGAACGATGCGTATGGAGCACTATATTAAAAAATTAACCGCAGGCGGAATCCATGCTACTCCTACCATTCAGGTTAGAGAGACGGGACCGGTTACCTCTGTTGTTGACGGAGACGATGGACTTGGGCATATCGTGGCCTATCGCGCAATGGAAGAAGCCATAGATTTGGCGAAGACAAAAGGCGTCGGCATGGTAGGTGCAGTAAATAGCAGCCATTGCGGAGCACTCTCGTATTTCGTAGAGATGGCTGCAGAGAACCGTTTGATTGGCATGGTGATGTGTAATACGGATAGCGGAGTGGTCCCATTCGGCGGCCGCAGCTCGTTCTTCGGTACGAATCCGATCGCATACGGATTTCCAGCGAAACGAAATCCGCCTGTCATCCTAGATATGGCGACAAGTACGGTTGCATTCGGCAAGGTGATGGACTACTCGCAGCGCGGCAAGCAGATACCCGCCGAATGGGCAGTTGACGCTGAAGGACGCAGCACGACGGATCCTGATAAAGTCAGGTACATGAATCATTTCGGAGGAGCGAAAGGATTCGGCATGGCTTTCGTTGTTGACGTATTTTCCTCCATTCTGATGGGAGCCGCATTTGGCCCGCATGTTAAAGGGATGTATGGCGCAGATTATGCTCAGCCTCGTAAACTAGCTCAATTCTTCTGTGCAGTTAATCCTTCATACTTCACTGAAACAGATCGGTTTCTCGAACAAATGGATCAGTTGATAGACGAGCTACATACGGCTGAGCCAGCGGAGGGATTTAGTCGCGTGTTAGTGCCAGGCGAGCCCGAAATGATGCAAAAGGAAA
- a CDS encoding C-terminal binding protein has product MTLRIAYLNVGFPETIIEDRAADQFNVQIEHFYGVDTSHLPEGIAEADAVIVTLEKFTDELMGKLPKMKVIGRMGVGTDSLDIEAATRRGIPIINVPDYCIEEVALQAVSLLLTAHRKIVPANKLVMDRRWGMDGIRPIHALSGLTLGLLGMGRIGSKVIEYMRSMVGSIAVFDPYLTEDKAPPGVKLVSLDELMAESDIISVHCPLTPATRYIVNRENLSKMKKKPIVINVSRGPIIHEADLLQALNEGTVSYAALDVLEQEPPDPNHPFIDHPNALITSHIAWYSEEAQVRMRELMIGRVVDYLHGSHVPTIVNPQAVLVRE; this is encoded by the coding sequence ATGACATTGAGAATCGCGTATTTGAACGTCGGTTTTCCAGAGACGATCATTGAAGACCGTGCTGCAGATCAATTCAATGTTCAAATCGAACATTTCTATGGAGTCGATACCTCGCATCTGCCAGAAGGGATCGCCGAAGCAGACGCAGTCATCGTCACGTTGGAGAAATTCACAGATGAGCTGATGGGGAAGCTTCCGAAAATGAAGGTTATTGGTCGTATGGGGGTAGGCACGGATAGCTTGGATATCGAGGCGGCTACACGCCGGGGAATACCGATTATTAATGTACCTGATTATTGTATTGAAGAGGTCGCACTACAGGCCGTTAGTTTATTGCTTACGGCGCATAGAAAAATTGTCCCGGCGAATAAACTCGTTATGGATCGCAGATGGGGCATGGACGGTATTCGCCCGATCCACGCCTTATCCGGTTTGACACTCGGACTGCTCGGAATGGGACGTATTGGCAGTAAAGTCATTGAGTATATGAGATCCATGGTTGGGAGCATCGCCGTGTTTGATCCCTATTTGACAGAAGATAAAGCACCTCCAGGCGTTAAGCTTGTTTCGCTAGATGAACTGATGGCGGAATCAGATATCATAAGCGTCCATTGTCCGTTAACTCCGGCAACGCGGTACATCGTAAATAGAGAAAACTTGTCCAAAATGAAGAAAAAGCCAATCGTAATCAACGTGTCTCGGGGTCCGATCATTCATGAAGCAGATTTGCTGCAAGCTCTAAATGAAGGAACGGTCAGCTATGCTGCTCTGGATGTCCTCGAACAAGAACCGCCAGACCCGAATCATCCGTTCATTGATCATCCGAATGCGCTCATTACAAGCCATATCGCTTGGTACTCCGAAGAAGCGCAAGTTCGTATGCGCGAGCTGATGATCGGACGTGTCGTCGATTATTTGCATGGCAGCCACGTACCGACGATCGTTAATCCGCAAGCGGTTTTGGTTCGAGAATAA
- the lpdA gene encoding dihydrolipoyl dehydrogenase, producing the protein MTAEETLYDVMLLGGGTGGYVSAIRASQLGLKVAIVEQDKVGGTCLHKGCMPSKALLRTAEVYALTKRAQDFGIEIGSLSISWEHALSRKDNIVQTLFRGVQGLLKKNRVTVIEGRGRIERDHDVWKVNTVDRSYRAKNIILSTGSRPITMNLPLDGRTIMTSDQALERTTLPKSVIIVGGGSIGLEWASLYADCGSEVTVVEAMSRIMALEDEEISEEIRRLFTKKSIRVMTSTKVDFAGVMGSRTNVIVPVSNESGKETLTAESLFISVGRSPNIEDIGIEGLSVERNGPFVKVNAYQETGIAGLYAIGDVCGGGLAHVAAEQGIIAAERIAGLDPKPYNPHIIPKCTYTRPEIASVGYSEQAAMFAGFDVRTGKFPFRANGKALIQGEYEGFAKLVVDNSSGKVLGAHLIGPNATDLIAEPGLLIAGDLNVADLLQTPHAHPTLSEVFIEAGLTIGGNAIHL; encoded by the coding sequence ATGACAGCTGAAGAGACTTTATATGACGTTATGCTGCTAGGGGGCGGAACAGGAGGGTACGTATCCGCCATTCGCGCCTCCCAGCTGGGTCTGAAAGTAGCGATTGTGGAACAGGACAAAGTCGGCGGAACTTGTTTGCACAAGGGATGCATGCCTAGCAAGGCGCTTCTGAGAACTGCGGAGGTGTATGCTCTAACAAAGCGGGCACAGGACTTCGGTATCGAGATCGGGTCCCTATCCATTAGCTGGGAGCATGCGCTCTCCCGAAAGGACAACATTGTGCAGACGCTGTTCCGCGGCGTACAAGGACTGCTGAAGAAGAACAGAGTCACGGTCATTGAAGGCCGGGGAAGAATCGAAAGAGACCACGATGTCTGGAAAGTGAATACAGTGGATCGCAGCTACAGGGCGAAGAATATCATCTTATCTACAGGCAGCCGTCCGATAACGATGAACTTGCCGCTGGACGGAAGGACGATCATGACTTCGGATCAGGCCTTGGAACGCACGACTTTGCCCAAATCCGTTATCATCGTTGGCGGTGGAAGCATCGGTCTTGAATGGGCGTCCTTATACGCGGATTGCGGCTCCGAGGTAACCGTGGTCGAAGCGATGTCTCGAATCATGGCGCTCGAAGATGAGGAAATCAGCGAAGAAATTCGCAGGCTCTTCACGAAGAAGAGCATTCGGGTCATGACGTCTACTAAGGTCGATTTTGCAGGAGTCATGGGCTCTAGAACGAATGTCATCGTGCCCGTTAGCAACGAGAGCGGAAAGGAGACCCTTACGGCGGAATCACTATTCATCTCCGTTGGGCGTTCCCCGAATATCGAAGATATTGGAATTGAAGGCTTGTCAGTTGAAAGAAACGGTCCTTTTGTGAAAGTTAACGCGTATCAAGAGACGGGGATTGCCGGCTTGTACGCCATCGGAGACGTATGCGGAGGCGGATTGGCGCATGTGGCTGCCGAGCAAGGCATTATTGCTGCAGAACGAATTGCCGGCCTCGACCCCAAACCGTATAACCCCCACATCATTCCTAAATGCACCTATACAAGGCCGGAGATAGCGAGTGTCGGCTATTCGGAGCAGGCAGCCATGTTTGCTGGCTTCGATGTGCGAACGGGTAAATTTCCTTTCCGTGCGAATGGAAAGGCGCTAATCCAAGGGGAATACGAGGGGTTCGCGAAGCTTGTCGTGGATAATAGCAGCGGGAAAGTGCTTGGAGCTCACTTGATCGGCCCGAATGCGACAGATCTGATCGCTGAGCCGGGACTGCTCATTGCCGGTGATTTGAATGTAGCTGACTTATTGCAAACGCCGCACGCGCATCCGACGCTCTCCGAAGTGTTCATAGAAGCAGGATTGACCATAGGCGGCAATGCGATTCATTTGTAA